Genomic DNA from Acidobacteriota bacterium:
AGGTCCGCGGGGCGGACACGCTTCGCCCTGCCCGGGCGCGGGGGCGATCCGCGCACCGGCGGCCGCGCGGGTGTTTCAGCCCGCCAGCAGCTCGGAGGCGGTGAACAGCGCCTCGAGCGGGATCCCGGCTGCCTCGATCGCCTCCCGGCCACCCTCCTCCCGGTCGACGATCGCCACGGCCCCGAGGATCTCGAGGCCCGCCTCGCGGCAGGCGCCGGCCGCCTCGAGCGCGCTCCCGCCGGTGGTGACGACATCCTCGACGAGAACGACCCGGCTGCCCGGGGGCGGGCACCCCTCGATCCGGCGCCCCGTCCCGTGGTCCTTCGGCTTCTTGCGGACGATGAAGGCCGCGACCGGCCTCCCGGAGATCTGCGACACGACCGCCGTGGCGACCGCCACCGGGTCGGCGCCGAGGGTCAGGCCCCCGACGGCGGCCGGGCGCCACCCCCGGCGATCCAGGGCGGCCAGGACGAGTTCCCCCACCAGCGTCGCCCCCTCCGCCGAGAGCGTCGTGCGGCGGCAGTCCAGGTAGTAGTCCGACTCCCGGCCCGAGGCCAAGCGGAACCGCCCCCGCCGGAGGGAGAGCTCGCGCAGGAGCTGCGCCAAACGTTCCCTCTTCGCATTCGCCTGCATCCGTTCGCCTCGTTGCACGCCAGGTGGGGAATGGTGGAAACTTACCGGCCCGCCGAGCCCGCGCGCCGACCGGGCCGGCGTGCCCAGGTCCCCGGCCGGACCCATTGTAGCCAGAGGCCCCCTGAACCAGATCCCGGCCCCGCCGGTGAGAAGGGATCCCCCGGAGGATTGGACGTGATGATCGGACCGACGCGCGGAACGGCCGCCGTGCTGACGGCGGCAGCTCTCCTCCTCCAGCCCGTGGCCCTGCTGGCCGCCCCCGCACCCGAGATGGCACGGATCCACGGCAACGTCCTCGCTCCCGACCTGAAGAGCCCGGCCGCGGGCATCGAGGTGCGGGCCATTCCGGCGGCGGCTCCCGGGAAAGCCCTCTCCGCCCGGACCGACGAGGCCGGCCGCTTCCTCTTCCCCCGCTTGTCGCCCGGGGCCTACGTGCTCCTGCTCGCCTCCCGGTCCGGCGAGCCGCTCGCCGCGGCTCGGGTCGTGGCGTCCCCCGGGGAGGACCGCACGGTCCACCTCGGCCTGCCCCGGCTCGCCCCGGGCGAGTCGGCCGTCGCGCCGGCCGAGGCCGCCGAAGGAGGCGAGGGCGGGGACGCCGGCGAAGCGCCGAAGAAGGACCGGGGGTTCCGCCACTTCATCAAGACGCCGGTCGGGGCGACGATCCTGTTCGTCGTCGGGGCGGTGGTGTTCGCCGGGGTCGGCGACGCCCTGACCGACGAGGCCCAGGAGCTGGTGGAGCAGGAGCCGCCGGTCACCCCCTCCTCCCCCTGAGGCGGCGAACGGCGCGGAAGCGGCGCCTGCCGGGGAGGGCTAGACTGTCCG
This window encodes:
- the pyrE gene encoding orotate phosphoribosyltransferase gives rise to the protein MQANAKRERLAQLLRELSLRRGRFRLASGRESDYYLDCRRTTLSAEGATLVGELVLAALDRRGWRPAAVGGLTLGADPVAVATAVVSQISGRPVAAFIVRKKPKDHGTGRRIEGCPPPGSRVVLVEDVVTTGGSALEAAGACREAGLEILGAVAIVDREEGGREAIEAAGIPLEALFTASELLAG
- a CDS encoding carboxypeptidase regulatory-like domain-containing protein yields the protein MIGPTRGTAAVLTAAALLLQPVALLAAPAPEMARIHGNVLAPDLKSPAAGIEVRAIPAAAPGKALSARTDEAGRFLFPRLSPGAYVLLLASRSGEPLAAARVVASPGEDRTVHLGLPRLAPGESAVAPAEAAEGGEGGDAGEAPKKDRGFRHFIKTPVGATILFVVGAVVFAGVGDALTDEAQELVEQEPPVTPSSP